In Musa acuminata AAA Group cultivar baxijiao chromosome BXJ3-9, Cavendish_Baxijiao_AAA, whole genome shotgun sequence, a single genomic region encodes these proteins:
- the LOC135648995 gene encoding cocosin 1-like — MATSTSIILSFSLCLLLLCHNSRAQLGLGQQGIGESCERPLGFVSQCRIERLSALEATRRVSSEAGFTEYFDQYNEQLQCAGVAVHRRTIQPRGLLLPSFSSAPRLVYIMQGRGIIGTVIPGCPETFQSFQQTEQQWEQATGECQRFRDEHQRIHYFREGDIIALPAGVSYWGYNNGEVAVVAITTFDTSSSANQLDRQHREFLLAGRERLVEQGSQIEVRLQQIKGNNLLSGFELDPLAEALGVDRELARKIQNPDDRRGEIVLVTSGLQVLQASRQSEQLVREREVRQECQEGRGCQSNVLEAFCTMKIRQNIGDPLRADYFNPRAGRITTLNSQKLPILRFVQMSAVRALLRPNAIVSPHWNVNAHSIMYALRGCSRVQVVGHRGRTVFNGELRQGQLLVVPQYYAVTIQAQRESFEWVSIKTNDNAIVNHFAGKTSALRGTPVEVLMNSYRISREEAMQLKFNRGNELALFASKIEREAIRTSV; from the exons ATggccacctccacctccattatcctctctttctctctttgcttGCTCCTCCTCTGCCACAACTCTCGAGCGCAGCTTGGCTTGGGCCAGCAAGGAATAGGGGAATCGTGCGAACGCCCCCTCGGCTTTGTGAGCCAATGCCGAATCGAGAGGCTTAGCGCCCTTGAGGCCACCCGGCGTGTGTCCTCTGAAGCTGGCTTCACGGAGTACTTTGACCAGTACAATGAGCAGCTCCAGTGTGCGGGTGTGGCTGTGCATCGTCGTACCATCCAACCGAGAGGCCTTCTGTTGCCATCCTTTTCTAGTGCACCACGCCTcgtctacatcatgcaag GAAGGGGTATCATTGGAACCGTGATCCCTGGCTGCCCAGAGACGTTCCAATCGTTCCAGCAAACCGAACAGCAGTGGGAGCAGGCGACAGGTGAATGCCAGAGGTTCCGTGATGAGCACCAGAGGATCCACTACTTCCGTGAGGGGGACATCATCGCGTTGCCCGCTGGCGTTTCTTATTGGGGCTACAACAATGGCGAAGTAGCTGTCGTCGCGATTACCACCTTCGACACAAGCAGCAGCGCCAATCAATTGGATCGCCAGCACAGG GAATTTCTACTTGCTGGGAGGGAGAGACTAGTCGAGCAAGGTTCCCAAATAGAAGTGAGATTACAGCAGATAAAGGGAAACAACCTGCTCAGCGGTTTTGAGCTCGATCCACTGGCAGAGGCACTCGGTGTCGACAGGGAATTAGCGAGAAAAATCCAGAATCCCGACGACAGGAGGGGTGAGATAGTCCTTGTCACGAGTGGGCTTCAGGTGCTACAAGCATCACGGCAGAGTGAGCAGCTGGTACGAGAAAGAGAGGTGAGACAAGAATGCCAAGAGGGAAGGGGATGTCAATCGAATGTATTAGAGGCTTTCTGCACCATGAAGATAAGGCAGAACATTGGAGACCCCTTGCGTGCTGACTACTTCAATCCGCGCGCTGGAAGGATCACCACCCTCAACAGCCAGAAGCTCCCAATTCTAAGATTCGTTCAGATGAGTGCCGTGAGGGCACTTCTCCGCCCG AATGCCATAGTGTCGCCACATTGGAATGTCAATGCTCACAGCATAATGTACGCCTTGAGAGGATGCAGCCGAGTGCAGGTGGTGGGACATCGAGGCCGAACCGTATTCAATGGCGAGCTCCGTCAGGGTCAACTACTGGTAGTTCCGCAGTACTACGCGGTGACGATTCAGGCACAACGTGAGAGCTTCGAATGGGTCTCTATCAAGACCAACGACAATGCTATAGTCAACCATTTCGCGGGGAAGACATCGGCTCTCCGTGGCACGCCGGTGGAGGTGTTGATGAACTCATACCGCATCTCCAGAGAAGAGGCCATGCAGCTAAAGTTTAACCGTGGAAATGAATTGGCCCTCTTCGCTTCCAAGATCGAGAGGGAAGCGATCAGAACTTCGGTGTAA
- the LOC135648457 gene encoding protein LOL2-like isoform X1: protein MQSQLVCSGCRSILLYPRGATDVRCAICSTITAAASPGMEMAQLVCGGCRTLLMYSRGATSVRCSCCNTINITGAAMPANQVAHVNCGQCHTRLMYPYGAPSVKCAICQYITNIGMLNTRVPGPAAHRPNETAPVLPSTSVHSSQPSNMTVVVENPMSVNESGKLVSNVVVGVNKGKK, encoded by the exons ATGCAGAGTCAACTTGTTTGCAGCGGTTGCAGGAGCATTCTTCTTTACCCGAGGGGAGCCACCGACGTGCGTTGTGCAATATGCAGCACAATAACTGCAGCTGCCTCTCCAG GAATGGAGATGGCTCAGCTTGTGTGTGGAGGTTGTCGAACATTGTTGATGTACTCTCGTGGTGCTACAAGCGTAAGGTGCTCCTGTTGTAACACAATCAATATCACAGGAGCAG CGATGCCAGCGAATCAGGTTGCTCATGTGAACTGTGGCCAATGTCATACAAGGCTGATGTACCCTTATGGAGCACCATCTGTCAAATGTGCAATTTGCCAGTATATTACAAACATTGGG ATGCTTAATACGAGAGTTCCAGGCCCTGCTGCACACAGGCCTAATGAGACTGCTCCTGTCCTGCCATCAACTTCGGTT CACTCTTCTCAACCATCAAACATGACTGTAGTTGTTGAGAATCCGATGTCAGTGAATGAGAGCGGCAAACTG GTGAGCAATGTTGTGGTTGGAGTTAACAAAGGAAAGAAATGA
- the LOC135648457 gene encoding protein LOL2-like isoform X2, whose amino-acid sequence MQSQLVCSGCRSILLYPRGATDVRCAICSTITAAASPGMEMAQLVCGGCRTLLMYSRGATSVRCSCCNTINITGAAMPANQVAHVNCGQCHTRLMYPYGAPSVKCAICQYITNIGMLNTRVPGPAAHRPNETAPVLPSTSHSSQPSNMTVVVENPMSVNESGKLVSNVVVGVNKGKK is encoded by the exons ATGCAGAGTCAACTTGTTTGCAGCGGTTGCAGGAGCATTCTTCTTTACCCGAGGGGAGCCACCGACGTGCGTTGTGCAATATGCAGCACAATAACTGCAGCTGCCTCTCCAG GAATGGAGATGGCTCAGCTTGTGTGTGGAGGTTGTCGAACATTGTTGATGTACTCTCGTGGTGCTACAAGCGTAAGGTGCTCCTGTTGTAACACAATCAATATCACAGGAGCAG CGATGCCAGCGAATCAGGTTGCTCATGTGAACTGTGGCCAATGTCATACAAGGCTGATGTACCCTTATGGAGCACCATCTGTCAAATGTGCAATTTGCCAGTATATTACAAACATTGGG ATGCTTAATACGAGAGTTCCAGGCCCTGCTGCACACAGGCCTAATGAGACTGCTCCTGTCCTGCCATCAACTTCG CACTCTTCTCAACCATCAAACATGACTGTAGTTGTTGAGAATCCGATGTCAGTGAATGAGAGCGGCAAACTG GTGAGCAATGTTGTGGTTGGAGTTAACAAAGGAAAGAAATGA